From a region of the Arachis ipaensis cultivar K30076 chromosome B09, Araip1.1, whole genome shotgun sequence genome:
- the LOC110266725 gene encoding putative F-box protein At3g58910: protein MDRISLLPDSILCDILSYLPTKQALTTSILSPQRNADYPIERFRLTCYQISESLILLTWLNAVIGPHLQDLHLNIDLMFGINLPEAILTCPSLKSLALKLNRVKVISGLRVFASSVL from the exons ATGGATAGGATCAGTTTATTACCGGATTCTATCCTTTGCGACATTCTCTCATACCTTCCAACAAAACAAGCTCTGACCACCAGTATCCTCTCTC CTCAGCGCAATGCAGATTATCCCATTGAAAGGTTCCGCCTCACTTGTTATCAAATTTCAGAGAGTCTCATATTATTAACATGGCTTAATGCCGTCATTGGTCCCCATCTTCAAGATCTGCATCTCAACATTGATCTAATGTTTGGAATTAATTTGCCTGAAGCTATACTCACTTGTCCATCACTGAAATCCCTTGCTTTGAAAC TTAATAGGGTTAAAGTCATTAGTGGCCTCAGAG TTTTTGCTTCTTCAGTTCTCTAG